The following proteins are encoded in a genomic region of Oncorhynchus masou masou isolate Uvic2021 chromosome 32, UVic_Omas_1.1, whole genome shotgun sequence:
- the LOC135526738 gene encoding beta-1,4-galactosyltransferase 7-like isoform X2: protein MMYSSRRKPVLYFKEDRRNETPKAPRPEERNQFCSGKCTVYKLFGLCVVLVLVSLLWLQLSCTGDMSRVGGDDRRLLHQPCPLERQASAADDPSWGPHKLALLIPFRERFEELLVFVPFMHTFLNNKKILHKIFVINQMDHYRFNRASLINVGYMESGNDTDYMAMHDVDLLPLNEALDYGFPEEGPFHVASPELHPLYHYKTYVGGILLLTKQHYHMCNGMSNRFWGWGREDDEFYRRLRTAGLQLFRPSGIKTGYKTFRHIHDPAWRKRDQKRVAAQKQEQFKVDPDGGLTNLQYKVESRQELTISGAPVTVLNTKLECDTDKTPWCLLN from the exons AAATGAAACACCAAAAGCACCTCGTCCAGAAGAGCGTAATCA ATTCTGTTCTGGGAAATGCACAGTCTACAAACTATTtggtctgtgtgtggtgctggtaCTGGTCTCCCTCCTATGGCTCCAACTCAGCTGTACAGGAGACATGAGCCGGGTTGGAGGGGATGACAGACGCCTCCTCCATCAGCCCTGTCCTCTGGAGAGACAGGCATCCGCTGCGGACGACCCTTCCTGGGGTCCTCACAAGCTGGCTCTCCTGATACCTTTCAGGGAGAGGTTTGAGGAGCTGCTGGTGTTTGTCCCCTTCATGCACACCTTCTTGAACAACAAGAAAATACTGCATAAGATCTTTGTAATCAACCAGATGGATCACTATCG GTTCAACAGAGCCTCTCTCATTAACGTTGGTTACATGGAGAGTGGTAACGACACTGATTACATGGCCATGCATGATGTGGACTTGTTACCTCTGAATGAAGCTCTGGACTATGGTTTCCCAGAGGAGGGCCCGTTCCACGTGGCCTCACCAGAGCTGCACCCCCTGTATCACTACAAGACATACGTGGGAGGAATCCTGCTGCTCACCAAACAGCATTATCACATG TGCAACGGCATGTCCAACCGGTtctggggatgggggagagaagacGATGAATTCTACAGGAGACTAAGAACTGCTGGATTACAG CTCTTCAGGCCCAGTGGGATAAAAACAGGGTATAAAACCTTTCGCCACATCCATGACCCTgcctggaggaagagagaccagAAGAGAGTGGCTGCACAAAAACAG GAACAATTCAAGGTTGACCCTGACGGCGGGTTGACTAACTTGCAGTACAAGGTGGAGTCGAGACAGGAGCTGACTATTAGTGGAGCCCCTGTCACTGTCCTCAACACCAAACTGGAGTGTGACACAGACAAGACTCCCTGGTGTCTGTTGAACTAA
- the LOC135526738 gene encoding beta-1,4-galactosyltransferase 7-like isoform X1 — MMYSSRRKPVLYFKEDRRFCSGKCTVYKLFGLCVVLVLVSLLWLQLSCTGDMSRVGGDDRRLLHQPCPLERQASAADDPSWGPHKLALLIPFRERFEELLVFVPFMHTFLNNKKILHKIFVINQMDHYRFNRASLINVGYMESGNDTDYMAMHDVDLLPLNEALDYGFPEEGPFHVASPELHPLYHYKTYVGGILLLTKQHYHMCNGMSNRFWGWGREDDEFYRRLRTAGLQLFRPSGIKTGYKTFRHIHDPAWRKRDQKRVAAQKQEQFKVDPDGGLTNLQYKVESRQELTISGAPVTVLNTKLECDTDKTPWCLLN; from the exons ATTCTGTTCTGGGAAATGCACAGTCTACAAACTATTtggtctgtgtgtggtgctggtaCTGGTCTCCCTCCTATGGCTCCAACTCAGCTGTACAGGAGACATGAGCCGGGTTGGAGGGGATGACAGACGCCTCCTCCATCAGCCCTGTCCTCTGGAGAGACAGGCATCCGCTGCGGACGACCCTTCCTGGGGTCCTCACAAGCTGGCTCTCCTGATACCTTTCAGGGAGAGGTTTGAGGAGCTGCTGGTGTTTGTCCCCTTCATGCACACCTTCTTGAACAACAAGAAAATACTGCATAAGATCTTTGTAATCAACCAGATGGATCACTATCG GTTCAACAGAGCCTCTCTCATTAACGTTGGTTACATGGAGAGTGGTAACGACACTGATTACATGGCCATGCATGATGTGGACTTGTTACCTCTGAATGAAGCTCTGGACTATGGTTTCCCAGAGGAGGGCCCGTTCCACGTGGCCTCACCAGAGCTGCACCCCCTGTATCACTACAAGACATACGTGGGAGGAATCCTGCTGCTCACCAAACAGCATTATCACATG TGCAACGGCATGTCCAACCGGTtctggggatgggggagagaagacGATGAATTCTACAGGAGACTAAGAACTGCTGGATTACAG CTCTTCAGGCCCAGTGGGATAAAAACAGGGTATAAAACCTTTCGCCACATCCATGACCCTgcctggaggaagagagaccagAAGAGAGTGGCTGCACAAAAACAG GAACAATTCAAGGTTGACCCTGACGGCGGGTTGACTAACTTGCAGTACAAGGTGGAGTCGAGACAGGAGCTGACTATTAGTGGAGCCCCTGTCACTGTCCTCAACACCAAACTGGAGTGTGACACAGACAAGACTCCCTGGTGTCTGTTGAACTAA